The Chryseolinea soli genome contains a region encoding:
- a CDS encoding GlxA family transcriptional regulator: MKNVWILVPETAVSAAIVDPRYMFTAVNEFIKSSGQPPLFNVQLVGLTKEVKLSDGLISIHTDATLKTAKQADLIIVPAISGNLANAIKLNQEFLPWIVQQYKNGAEVASLCLGAFLLASTGLLDGKTCSTHWLYVNEFRDMFPEVTLVDNKIITEQNGLYSSGGANSYWNLLLYLVEKYTNREMAILASKFFVLDISRDSQSPFSIFKGQKIHDDPEIVKVQEFIEGHVPDKISIDQLSEEFGIGRRTLERRFKKATSNTVVEYIQRVKIEASKKQLESGRKTVNEVMYDVGYTDSKAFRDVFKKVAGLSPVDYRNKFNREVVLPRT, encoded by the coding sequence ATGAAAAATGTATGGATCCTGGTTCCCGAAACCGCCGTTTCGGCCGCTATCGTAGACCCGCGCTACATGTTCACGGCCGTGAACGAGTTTATCAAAAGTTCCGGCCAACCGCCGCTCTTCAATGTGCAACTCGTGGGCCTCACCAAAGAAGTGAAGCTCAGCGACGGCCTCATCTCCATTCACACCGACGCCACACTCAAGACCGCCAAACAAGCCGACCTCATCATTGTGCCCGCCATCAGTGGGAACCTGGCCAACGCGATCAAACTGAACCAGGAATTCCTGCCGTGGATCGTACAACAATATAAAAACGGCGCCGAAGTGGCCAGCCTTTGTCTGGGCGCTTTCCTTCTGGCCTCCACGGGGCTACTGGATGGCAAGACATGCTCAACTCACTGGCTATACGTCAACGAGTTCCGCGATATGTTCCCCGAAGTAACCTTGGTCGACAACAAGATCATCACCGAACAAAACGGTCTCTATTCCAGTGGCGGCGCCAATTCCTACTGGAACCTCCTCCTCTACCTCGTTGAAAAATATACCAACCGCGAAATGGCCATCCTCGCCTCCAAGTTCTTTGTGCTCGACATCAGCCGCGATAGCCAATCGCCCTTCAGCATCTTCAAAGGTCAAAAGATCCACGACGACCCCGAGATCGTCAAGGTGCAGGAATTCATCGAAGGCCACGTGCCCGACAAGATCTCCATCGACCAGCTCTCCGAAGAATTTGGCATCGGCCGCAGGACCTTGGAGCGACGTTTCAAAAAAGCCACCAGCAACACCGTGGTGGAATATATTCAAAGGGTGAAGATCGAAGCCTCAAAAAAACAATTGGAGTCGGGAAGAAAAACGGTGAACGAGGTCATGTATGATGTGGGGTACACGGACTCGAAGGCGTTTCGCGATGTGTTTAAAAAAGTAGCGGGACTTTCGCCGGTGGATTATCGGAATAAATTTAATAGAGAGGTGGTTTTGCCGAGAACGTAA
- a CDS encoding O-methyltransferase, whose protein sequence is MNTSFSQPLPKAYSQIEEATKASGFTMASDLLTGSLLGTLAASKPGGKFLEMGTGTGLSTSWLLNGMDQHATLISVDYDPKYIAIAEKFLGDDKRLSLVTADGGEWLDANSRLRFDSIFADTWHGKYLMLDETLAMLNKGGFYIIDDMLRQPNWPEGHHEKVTKLIATLEARQDLFLTKQVWSTGIIIAVKK, encoded by the coding sequence GTGAACACATCTTTTTCGCAACCTCTTCCGAAGGCTTATTCACAAATTGAAGAAGCCACCAAAGCATCCGGGTTTACGATGGCTTCTGATTTGCTGACGGGTTCGCTTTTGGGTACGCTGGCGGCTTCGAAGCCTGGTGGAAAATTTCTGGAGATGGGTACGGGCACGGGACTTTCTACTTCCTGGTTATTGAACGGCATGGATCAACATGCCACGCTCATTTCGGTGGACTATGATCCGAAGTATATTGCGATTGCTGAGAAATTTTTGGGCGACGACAAACGGCTTTCGTTGGTGACGGCCGATGGCGGCGAGTGGCTCGACGCCAATAGCCGGCTGCGGTTTGATTCTATTTTTGCAGACACGTGGCATGGCAAATACCTGATGCTGGATGAAACACTGGCCATGTTGAACAAGGGTGGTTTTTATATTATCGACGATATGCTGCGACAGCCGAATTGGCCGGAGGGGCATCATGAAAAAGTGACCAAGCTGATTGCCACCCTGGAGGCACGGCAGGACTTGTTTCTCACGAAACAGGTGTGGTCGACCGGGATTATTATTGCGGTGAAAAAATAA
- a CDS encoding IPT/TIG domain-containing protein, with product MQSKTSSLSPQKITRGLSLSFCMIVAVALWNHCSKDHDEIIPLSITSLSPTEGPVGTLVTITGTGFSTTATANTVTFNGVPATVTLATDKQLIASVPPSATTGVVKVSTGGREATGPVFTVTQLSSLTVTGINPSSGLTGIDVTLTGTGFSTTITMNFVKFNGAIAVVKSATATQLVVTVPSNATTGSVSVQVGNNIVIGLMFTVLTPAAPTLTSIAPISGKAGSTVTLSGTGFSTTLSQNVVKFNGVVATVTNATSTALTVTVPAAATSGDVTVMINGKTSAGIHFDVITPLAVTSYNPASGNVGTSVIITGSGFDSNPSVDIVKFNGINAPVTEATTTTLKVTVPGGATTGTITVGVGADIAEGPVFTVTPSTVAITVSTVPLGSGTLNLPRGIAFDLSGHLLIADQANHKIMKLTASGLAFFAGSGARSLTGAVDGTFLTAQFNSPSGISVDENTGDVYVADTQNNAIRKITNGPLVMVTTWAGNTNGQGDISDGQGAGPYGTGAAGFFYPTGIVKSKNSATWFITDYWSHIIRKMDALAEVTTFAGLAINSGFLDGKGNDARFFNPGGIAIDETDNVYIGDCVNGAIRKIDAAGNVTTLAKNLGQIFGLVWDGKGNLYATDYTKHKIYKIDSSGTVTTIAGTGVAGYNDGSGSTAQFNAPFGLAMDADGNLLVSDERNNRIRKITFQ from the coding sequence ATGCAAAGCAAGACATCGTCACTTTCCCCTCAAAAAATAACGCGCGGGCTGTCCCTGTCATTTTGTATGATCGTCGCGGTGGCCTTATGGAATCACTGCTCCAAAGACCATGACGAGATCATCCCGCTTAGCATCACTTCGCTATCACCTACAGAAGGACCGGTGGGCACTTTGGTCACGATCACCGGAACAGGCTTCAGCACGACCGCCACAGCCAACACCGTCACGTTCAATGGCGTGCCGGCAACCGTCACGCTGGCCACCGACAAACAATTGATCGCCTCGGTGCCGCCCTCGGCAACGACGGGCGTTGTGAAAGTTTCAACGGGAGGAAGAGAAGCTACCGGTCCGGTGTTCACGGTCACGCAGCTTTCATCGCTCACCGTCACGGGCATCAACCCTTCATCGGGCCTGACCGGCATAGACGTTACGCTCACAGGCACAGGATTCAGCACCACCATCACCATGAACTTCGTCAAGTTCAACGGTGCTATAGCCGTCGTTAAAAGTGCAACGGCCACGCAACTGGTCGTCACGGTGCCCAGCAATGCCACCACGGGGTCGGTAAGCGTTCAGGTGGGCAACAACATTGTCATCGGATTGATGTTCACTGTCCTGACACCCGCAGCGCCCACACTCACTAGCATTGCACCCATCTCCGGAAAAGCCGGCTCAACCGTCACGTTATCCGGCACCGGCTTCAGTACCACGCTGTCACAAAACGTAGTCAAGTTCAACGGCGTCGTAGCCACGGTCACGAATGCCACATCCACCGCCCTGACGGTGACCGTTCCTGCGGCAGCGACCAGCGGCGACGTCACCGTGATGATAAATGGAAAGACTTCCGCCGGTATTCATTTTGATGTTATCACACCCCTAGCGGTAACCTCCTACAATCCCGCCTCCGGAAATGTGGGAACATCGGTTATCATTACAGGCTCAGGGTTCGACAGCAACCCGTCGGTCGATATTGTAAAATTCAATGGCATCAACGCACCAGTCACGGAAGCCACGACGACAACGCTCAAAGTAACGGTACCCGGCGGGGCCACGACGGGAACCATAACGGTAGGTGTAGGCGCCGATATCGCGGAAGGACCGGTATTCACCGTTACGCCCTCTACCGTTGCGATCACGGTGTCCACCGTTCCGTTGGGTTCGGGTACGCTGAACTTGCCGAGAGGCATCGCATTCGACTTGAGTGGCCATCTGCTCATTGCAGATCAGGCAAATCACAAGATCATGAAACTCACCGCATCGGGACTTGCTTTTTTTGCAGGAAGTGGCGCCCGCTCTTTGACCGGCGCGGTGGACGGAACTTTTCTTACCGCGCAATTCAATTCACCATCCGGTATTTCCGTGGATGAAAATACAGGTGATGTCTACGTGGCCGACACCCAAAACAATGCTATCCGAAAAATAACAAACGGTCCACTCGTGATGGTGACAACGTGGGCGGGAAACACCAATGGACAAGGCGATATCAGCGATGGACAGGGCGCCGGACCTTACGGTACGGGAGCCGCAGGATTCTTTTACCCCACAGGCATTGTGAAGTCAAAAAACAGCGCCACTTGGTTTATCACCGACTATTGGTCACACATCATCCGCAAAATGGATGCCTTGGCCGAAGTCACCACCTTTGCCGGACTGGCGATTAACTCCGGCTTTTTGGATGGGAAGGGCAACGATGCAAGATTCTTCAATCCCGGAGGCATCGCCATCGATGAAACCGACAATGTCTACATTGGCGATTGCGTCAATGGCGCGATCCGAAAAATAGATGCCGCCGGCAACGTGACCACCCTGGCAAAAAATCTGGGACAGATTTTCGGATTGGTTTGGGATGGAAAAGGGAATCTTTACGCCACCGACTACACGAAGCATAAAATTTATAAGATCGATTCCTCTGGAACAGTCACCACCATCGCCGGCACCGGTGTAGCCGGCTATAATGACGGTAGCGGGTCCACGGCTCAATTCAATGCTCCTTTTGGACTCGCCATGGATGCCGATGGCAATTTGTTGGTCAGCGATGAGCGCAATAATCGCATCCGAAAAATCACCTTTCAATAA
- a CDS encoding iron chaperone, producing MKTGIKTADEYLDGLPEDVQVTLEKLRRSIRAAAPKAEEIIRYGIVVFRQGDWLVGFGAFKNHCGFYVMSNSVLKRFEKEVAGYEKATGTIRFPLDKALPAALVKSIVKARMEENEAARVLKEAKASAKKRTAKTSARKKGAKAQK from the coding sequence ATGAAAACCGGAATTAAAACTGCGGATGAATATTTGGACGGGCTTCCAGAGGACGTTCAGGTTACGTTGGAGAAACTTCGGCGGTCTATTCGGGCGGCAGCGCCGAAGGCGGAGGAGATCATTCGGTATGGGATTGTGGTGTTCCGGCAGGGGGATTGGCTTGTCGGGTTTGGGGCGTTTAAGAATCATTGTGGGTTTTATGTGATGAGTAATTCCGTTTTGAAGCGCTTTGAGAAGGAAGTGGCGGGATATGAAAAGGCCACGGGGACGATCCGTTTTCCGTTGGATAAAGCGCTTCCGGCTGCGTTAGTGAAAAGTATTGTGAAGGCCCGGATGGAGGAAAATGAGGCGGCGAGGGTTTTGAAGGAAGCGAAGGCCAGTGCGAAGAAACGGACCGCAAAAACTTCGGCGAGAAAGAAAGGCGCTAAGGCGCAAAAATAA
- a CDS encoding rhomboid family intramembrane serine protease, with protein MAFGISPKHVQEATYENLPTEDILIIGIETARKLGWDVGYTSASGFIAYGRMSMASWGQEVTVKVEPGKLVVKSRSTGSELFDLGKNKRNVQAFLATFDEQRVALTAEDIAQKKSALSFPEEDRLNQPPQSAHEKVKDFFSIFIPTRGFFVTPLLIDINLVVFVLMVASGVNFFLPDGQSLLNWGANFRPAIADREVWRLFTCCFIHIGIIHLLMNMYALLYIGMLLEPRIGLTRFLTAYVLTGIAASVVSVWWHPFTISAGASGAIFGMYGVFLAMLTTNLIERAERNVFLTSILVFVGYNLLNGLKGGVDNAAHIGGLLSGMLIGYAFHPSLTEIESKSLKFMTAGGLTVVVIVATLFTISKLPPGDFQSYEDKMKTFASYEEMALEVYTRSAETPKEELIIELRNRGIYYWKECLRVIDEMNALELTDAAQQQNWRLKQYCELRIESYEMISKALEQGKDLQVDLPELNALNKKIENIVNEISKAAGK; from the coding sequence ATGGCTTTTGGAATCTCCCCTAAACACGTCCAGGAAGCGACGTATGAAAATCTTCCCACAGAAGACATCTTGATCATCGGTATAGAAACTGCCCGCAAGCTTGGGTGGGACGTTGGCTACACCAGTGCCAGTGGGTTCATAGCCTACGGCAGGATGTCGATGGCCTCGTGGGGTCAGGAGGTGACAGTAAAAGTGGAGCCGGGAAAGTTGGTGGTGAAGAGCCGGAGCACCGGCAGCGAACTGTTTGACCTGGGTAAAAACAAGCGAAACGTTCAAGCCTTTCTGGCAACCTTTGACGAACAGCGCGTGGCACTGACGGCGGAAGACATCGCACAAAAGAAATCGGCGTTGTCATTTCCAGAGGAGGATCGGTTAAACCAGCCACCCCAATCCGCGCACGAAAAAGTAAAGGACTTCTTTTCGATCTTTATCCCGACCCGCGGATTTTTTGTTACCCCCTTGCTCATCGACATCAATCTGGTTGTTTTCGTGCTCATGGTGGCCAGTGGTGTTAATTTTTTTCTTCCCGACGGGCAAAGCCTGCTGAATTGGGGTGCCAACTTCAGGCCCGCGATCGCCGACCGGGAAGTCTGGCGATTGTTCACCTGCTGCTTTATTCATATCGGGATCATCCACTTGCTGATGAATATGTATGCCTTGCTATACATCGGGATGTTGCTGGAACCGCGAATCGGTTTAACCCGGTTCCTGACAGCCTACGTGCTCACGGGCATTGCCGCGAGCGTGGTCAGCGTATGGTGGCATCCTTTCACCATTAGCGCCGGAGCGTCGGGGGCTATCTTTGGGATGTACGGCGTGTTCCTGGCGATGCTGACGACAAACCTCATCGAGCGGGCGGAGCGAAATGTTTTTCTGACCAGCATTCTGGTCTTTGTGGGATACAATTTGCTAAATGGACTCAAGGGCGGTGTCGACAATGCCGCACACATCGGGGGCTTGCTCAGCGGAATGCTCATCGGCTATGCCTTTCATCCCAGCTTGACCGAGATCGAATCGAAGTCCTTGAAATTCATGACGGCGGGCGGACTGACCGTTGTGGTGATCGTGGCCACCTTATTTACGATCTCCAAACTTCCCCCGGGCGACTTCCAGAGCTACGAAGACAAAATGAAGACCTTTGCTTCCTATGAAGAGATGGCGTTGGAGGTGTATACGCGTTCGGCCGAAACCCCGAAAGAAGAATTGATCATCGAACTGCGGAACCGGGGTATTTACTATTGGAAGGAATGCCTGAGAGTCATTGACGAAATGAATGCGTTAGAGCTTACCGACGCGGCCCAACAACAGAACTGGCGGCTGAAGCAATATTGCGAGCTGCGGATTGAGTCCTACGAAATGATCAGCAAGGCCCTGGAGCAGGGCAAAGACCTGCAGGTTGATTTGCCCGAGTTGAACGCGTTGAACAAAAAGATCGAAAACATTGTGAACGAGATCTCCAAGGCTGCAGGAAAATAA
- the clpB gene encoding ATP-dependent chaperone ClpB — MNFEKFTIKSQEALQKSAEIAMAKQQQAIEPGHILKAILETDENVSNYLFKKLNVSETILQNKLDDLLHSYPHVQGQQPYLSSASNTVLQNAEKELREFKDEFIAVEHLLLALLASKDKVSSVLKDAGLERSSLIKAIKELRGGTNVTDQNAEAKYKSLERYSKNLNDLAKQGKIDPVIGRDEEIRRVLQILSRRTKNNPILLGEPGVGKTAIVEGMAQRIVDGDVPENLKNKILVSLDMGLLVAGAKYKGEFEERLKAVIKEVTDANGQIILFIDEIHTLIGAGGGEGAMDAANLLKPALARGELHAIGATTLKEYQKYIEKDKALERRFQSVMVDEPSVEDSISILRGIKDKYELHHGVRIKDDAVIAAVELSSRYISDRFLPDKAIDLMDEAASKLRLEMDSLPEELDELNRKIMQLEIEREAIRREKDKEKEHLLSKEIAELSEERNSLKARWESEKQVVHGIQKEKENIDKLKFEAEQAEKAGDYGKVAEIRYGKITEAEKRLVEAEAKMKAMQGEKNLLKEEVDSEDIAEVVAKWTGIPVSKMLQSEREKLLHLEDELSKRVAGQEEAIAALSDAVRRSRAGLQDPKRPIGSFIFMGTTGVGKTELSKALADYLFNDDSAMVRIDMSEYQERHSVSRLIGAPPGYVGYDEGGQLTEAVRRKPYSVILLDEIEKAHPDVFNILLQVLDEGRLTDNKGRVANFKNTIIIMTTNIGSQLIQENFEKITPENYFDVLEDTKDEVLALLRKSVRPEFVNRIDEIIMFRPLSQKDIRKIVDIQVGLIVKRLEEAGVKIEISDSARDRLAKLGFDPQFGARPLKRVMQREILNELSKQILAGKVQKDSVIFIDLKNETDFVFENLEAAEVVK; from the coding sequence ATGAACTTCGAAAAATTTACGATAAAGTCCCAGGAGGCCCTGCAAAAGTCGGCAGAGATCGCTATGGCCAAACAGCAACAGGCCATCGAACCCGGGCACATTTTGAAAGCCATCCTGGAAACGGACGAAAACGTTTCCAATTATCTCTTTAAAAAACTGAACGTCAGCGAAACCATTCTGCAAAACAAGCTGGATGACCTATTGCATTCCTACCCCCATGTTCAGGGGCAGCAACCCTACTTGTCGTCGGCCAGCAACACGGTGTTGCAAAACGCTGAAAAGGAGCTGCGCGAGTTCAAAGATGAGTTTATTGCCGTGGAGCACTTGTTGCTCGCCTTGCTGGCGTCCAAAGACAAAGTTTCTTCCGTGCTGAAAGACGCCGGATTGGAGCGGTCCTCGCTGATCAAAGCCATCAAAGAACTTCGCGGTGGCACCAACGTGACCGATCAGAACGCGGAAGCAAAATATAAGTCGCTGGAGCGCTACTCCAAAAACCTGAACGACCTGGCAAAACAAGGCAAGATCGACCCGGTGATTGGCCGCGACGAAGAGATCCGCCGCGTGTTGCAGATCCTTTCCCGGCGCACAAAGAACAACCCCATCCTGCTGGGCGAGCCCGGCGTGGGCAAGACCGCCATCGTGGAGGGCATGGCGCAGCGCATCGTCGACGGCGACGTGCCCGAAAACCTGAAGAACAAGATCCTCGTGTCGCTCGACATGGGCTTGTTGGTCGCCGGCGCGAAATACAAAGGCGAGTTTGAAGAGCGACTCAAAGCGGTGATCAAGGAAGTGACCGATGCCAATGGGCAGATCATTTTGTTCATCGACGAGATCCACACCCTCATTGGTGCGGGTGGTGGCGAGGGCGCGATGGATGCAGCCAACCTGCTCAAACCCGCGCTGGCCCGCGGCGAGCTGCATGCGATCGGCGCAACGACATTAAAAGAGTATCAAAAATATATCGAAAAAGATAAGGCGCTCGAACGCCGTTTCCAATCGGTGATGGTGGACGAGCCTTCCGTGGAAGACTCCATCTCCATCCTGCGCGGGATCAAGGATAAATACGAGCTTCACCATGGTGTGCGCATCAAAGACGATGCCGTCATCGCTGCGGTGGAATTGTCCAGCCGCTACATCAGCGACCGCTTCCTCCCCGACAAGGCCATCGACTTGATGGACGAAGCCGCCTCGAAGCTGCGCCTGGAAATGGATTCGCTTCCCGAAGAACTCGACGAGCTCAATCGCAAGATCATGCAACTGGAGATCGAGCGCGAAGCCATCCGCCGTGAAAAAGACAAAGAAAAGGAGCACCTGCTGAGCAAGGAAATTGCCGAGCTGTCGGAAGAACGCAATTCGCTGAAAGCAAGATGGGAAAGCGAAAAGCAGGTCGTGCACGGCATCCAGAAGGAAAAAGAAAATATAGACAAGCTGAAATTCGAGGCCGAACAAGCCGAAAAAGCCGGCGACTATGGCAAGGTGGCCGAGATCCGCTATGGCAAGATCACGGAAGCCGAAAAGCGCCTGGTCGAAGCCGAAGCAAAGATGAAGGCCATGCAGGGCGAAAAAAACCTGCTGAAAGAAGAAGTCGACAGCGAAGACATTGCTGAGGTGGTGGCAAAATGGACGGGCATCCCCGTTTCCAAAATGCTGCAAAGCGAGCGCGAAAAGCTGTTGCACCTCGAGGATGAATTGAGCAAACGCGTGGCCGGCCAGGAAGAAGCCATCGCCGCGCTTAGCGACGCCGTGCGCAGAAGCCGCGCCGGGCTGCAAGATCCCAAGCGCCCCATCGGTTCGTTCATCTTTATGGGAACAACCGGCGTGGGCAAAACGGAATTGTCGAAGGCACTTGCCGACTATTTGTTCAACGACGACAGCGCCATGGTGCGCATCGACATGAGCGAATACCAGGAGCGCCACAGCGTGAGCCGTCTCATCGGCGCGCCTCCCGGCTACGTGGGATACGATGAAGGTGGACAACTGACGGAAGCCGTTCGCAGGAAGCCGTACTCGGTGATCTTGCTGGACGAAATTGAAAAAGCCCATCCCGACGTGTTCAACATCCTGCTGCAGGTCTTGGATGAAGGAAGGCTAACGGACAACAAAGGTCGCGTGGCCAACTTCAAAAACACGATCATCATCATGACCACCAACATCGGCTCGCAGCTGATCCAGGAAAACTTTGAAAAGATCACGCCCGAAAACTATTTCGACGTGTTGGAAGATACCAAAGACGAAGTGCTGGCGTTACTGCGGAAGTCTGTGCGCCCCGAGTTCGTGAACCGGATCGACGAGATCATCATGTTCCGGCCGCTCAGTCAAAAAGATATTCGCAAAATCGTCGATATCCAGGTGGGATTGATCGTCAAACGACTGGAAGAAGCAGGCGTGAAAATAGAGATCTCAGACAGCGCCCGCGACCGGCTGGCCAAGCTGGGCTTTGACCCGCAATTTGGGGCACGGCCGTTGAAGCGGGTCATGCAGCGCGAAATCCTGAATGAACTGTCCAAACAGATCCTGGCGGGCAAGGTTCAGAAAGATTCGGTCATTTTTATTGACCTAAAAAACGAAACAGATTTCGTTTTCGAGAACCTTGAGGCCGCTGAAGTTGTTAAGTAA
- a CDS encoding VOC family protein encodes MKTQINAYLNFNGRCREAMTFYHDCLGGDLLLQKVSESPMAAQMPSEEGAKILHGMLTHDNIVLMGSDMMGAGLVNGNAVTLCLNCGSDEEINAFFDKLSTGGKVRTPLHQSFWGSLYGELTDKFGMNWMFNYSKN; translated from the coding sequence ATGAAAACACAGATCAATGCTTACTTGAACTTCAACGGCCGGTGCCGTGAAGCGATGACGTTTTATCACGATTGTCTGGGAGGTGACCTCCTGTTGCAGAAAGTGTCCGAATCGCCGATGGCGGCGCAGATGCCCTCGGAGGAGGGGGCTAAAATATTGCATGGCATGCTTACGCATGACAATATTGTGTTGATGGGCTCCGACATGATGGGAGCTGGATTAGTGAATGGCAACGCTGTGACGTTGTGTTTGAATTGCGGTAGTGATGAGGAGATCAATGCTTTTTTTGATAAGCTGAGTACTGGAGGAAAGGTGAGGACGCCGTTGCATCAATCGTTTTGGGGGAGTTTGTATGGGGAGCTTACGGATAAGTTTGGGATGAATTGGATGTTTAATTATTCGAAGAATTGA
- a CDS encoding glycosyltransferase — MSKRSTTLANHFPAACIAEVSWEVCNQVGGIYTVIRSKAPAMVKHANGPYCMVGPYVNKNIHAELEPLDDSQDVFGQAAAILRKKGFDVLYAEWLVTGKPRVVLLNPNAVQDKSLNVVKYLLWKNHAISTPADNTLINQVILFGYLVKLFFDELVKLVDPEHPIIAHFHEWMAGLPILDIKKERMPIKTIFTTHATQLGRHLAINSPMFYAHLPFFKWEEEAKRFGIETETKIEVSCAQHADVLSTVSEVTARECRHLLHRKPEVVVPNGLNIERFEALHEFQNQHVMNKEEIHRFVMAHFFQSYSFDLDKTLYFFTSGRYEYKNKGFDLTIEALQRLNARLKKEKSDITVVMFFVTRRDFSNIRPEVLQSKAMMQEIFQTTAAIQQQVGKRLFYQSTVQDDNHLPDLNTFVDEYWKLRYRRTLQAWKTKKNPLVVTHRLINEEQDEVLQALQAKKLLNNADDPVKVVYHPDFINVSSPLFGMDYNQFVRGCHLGIFPSYYEPWGYTPLECMASGIPSVTSDLSGFGDYILHHIEDPEKYGLFVIERGKRTFDWSAGQLTDVMYGFLMQSMRERIMQRNNVENNSSIFDWTNLIKHYKEAYVLATKNQP, encoded by the coding sequence ATGTCAAAACGTTCTACAACATTAGCCAACCATTTTCCCGCTGCCTGTATCGCAGAAGTGTCGTGGGAGGTCTGCAATCAGGTGGGAGGGATCTACACCGTAATCCGCTCGAAGGCGCCTGCCATGGTGAAGCACGCCAACGGTCCTTATTGTATGGTCGGCCCTTATGTAAACAAAAATATTCACGCAGAGTTAGAGCCCCTCGACGATTCGCAGGACGTGTTTGGACAAGCTGCCGCCATTCTCCGAAAAAAAGGGTTCGACGTGCTCTACGCCGAATGGCTGGTGACGGGTAAGCCCCGCGTGGTGTTGCTCAATCCCAATGCCGTCCAGGACAAATCGCTCAACGTGGTGAAATACTTGTTGTGGAAAAATCATGCCATCAGCACACCCGCTGATAACACGTTGATCAACCAGGTGATCCTGTTCGGCTATCTGGTGAAGCTCTTTTTTGATGAGCTGGTAAAACTTGTCGACCCCGAACATCCTATCATCGCGCACTTTCACGAATGGATGGCCGGTCTGCCCATCCTCGACATCAAGAAGGAGCGCATGCCCATCAAAACGATCTTCACCACGCATGCCACGCAGTTGGGCCGCCACCTGGCCATTAACTCGCCGATGTTCTATGCGCACCTGCCGTTCTTCAAATGGGAAGAAGAAGCCAAACGCTTTGGCATCGAAACGGAAACCAAGATCGAAGTGAGCTGTGCGCAACATGCCGATGTGCTCAGCACGGTGAGTGAGGTCACGGCCCGCGAATGCCGGCACCTGTTGCACCGGAAACCCGAGGTGGTAGTGCCCAACGGCCTGAACATCGAGCGCTTCGAGGCCTTGCATGAATTTCAAAACCAGCACGTCATGAACAAGGAGGAGATCCATCGTTTTGTGATGGCCCACTTCTTCCAATCCTATTCTTTCGATCTTGACAAAACGCTCTATTTTTTTACATCGGGCCGATATGAATACAAGAACAAAGGTTTCGATCTCACCATCGAGGCATTGCAACGCCTGAATGCGCGTCTCAAAAAAGAGAAGTCCGACATCACGGTGGTCATGTTCTTTGTTACGCGGCGCGACTTCAGCAACATCCGCCCTGAAGTGCTGCAATCGAAAGCCATGATGCAGGAAATTTTCCAGACCACTGCGGCCATCCAACAGCAGGTAGGCAAGCGGTTGTTCTATCAAAGTACCGTGCAAGACGATAACCACCTTCCCGATCTGAACACCTTTGTGGACGAATATTGGAAGCTCCGCTACCGGCGCACGCTGCAAGCCTGGAAAACGAAAAAGAACCCGCTCGTGGTCACGCACCGTTTGATCAACGAAGAGCAAGATGAAGTGCTGCAGGCCCTTCAGGCAAAAAAATTACTAAACAATGCAGATGATCCGGTGAAGGTGGTCTATCATCCCGACTTCATCAACGTGAGCAGTCCGTTGTTTGGAATGGACTACAACCAGTTTGTGCGGGGATGTCACCTAGGAATTTTCCCTAGCTACTATGAGCCCTGGGGCTACACGCCACTGGAATGCATGGCCAGCGGAATACCTTCCGTGACCAGTGACCTTTCCGGCTTTGGTGATTATATTCTCCATCACATTGAAGACCCTGAAAAATACGGATTGTTTGTGATCGAACGCGGCAAGCGAACCTTCGATTGGTCGGCCGGTCAACTCACGGATGTGATGTACGGATTCCTGATGCAGTCGATGCGCGAACGGATCATGCAGCGAAACAACGTAGAAAACAATTCTTCGATCTTTGATTGGACCAACCTGATCAAGCACTACAAAGAGGCCTACGTGCTGGCTACAAAAAACCAACCTTAA